One genomic window of Anguilla anguilla isolate fAngAng1 chromosome 13, fAngAng1.pri, whole genome shotgun sequence includes the following:
- the LOC118211221 gene encoding nuclear receptor coactivator 3-like: MSGLGENSLEPLCSDRKRKLSTCDTPGLGCDKRRREQETKYIEELAELISANLSDIDNFNVKPDKCAILKETVRQIRLIKEQGKASSNDDDVQKADVSSTGQGVIDKDHLGPLLLQALDGFLFVVNREGNIVFVSDNVTQYLQYKHEELINTSVYNILHEEDHDEFHKNLPKSNMNGVSWGGEAPRQKSHTFNCRMLVKYVPGPAEDAGASPRYETMQCFALTQPKAMMEEGEDLQSCMICVARRITAVERTESFNTNHELSGKLIQIDQNSLRTMRPGWEDLLRRCIQMFLHHSEGQPWSHRRHYQEALMQGHAETPLYRFSLSDGTPVTAQTKSKLCRNHVTNEPQGFISTHLLQREQNGYRTNPGGMRPQGMANTGGHAQPGGGVPMGASRAYGMSEHGGMGPVGGGAYGGGGGGGGNRMMQMNPMNSMNQMNPMNQGNQMNPMNQGNQMNPMNQMNPMNPMNQMSQMSQMNQMHPMNQVNPMNQMNQMGHPGPGPSMQQQQQQQQPPPFQCGGYGLGMNSPSHGSPGMSGPQQNLMVSPRMRGSPKMAASQFSPGGMPSPMGACGAGGTGGGGGSSSFSSSSLNALQAISEGVGSALSSALTSPAHKAESSPGLVSSQQQSQLGKPKSPTDPLHPHLHPHQHQHRPLSADGGGDRPDSQAGQPSAKEGGDGGVASSEPPRRSLDSKGHKKLLQLLTSPTGELDLGVGGAHPMGPPRPSTPSGPDAKEPAGCVTSPTSMGVSSSSGPGQQGPAGHYPSHSLQEKHKILHKLLQNGNTPDEVAKITAEATGKVSGGAELAGGAGGGPAGRGGPGVREVKQEQHSPRKEKTHALLHYLLNKEEPKEAAEIKAKLEEQEGKGDCNSSSSDRPEGKVKIEPPDELDSLESILGGLRNSGSGFYPEPGMGGASEGRSKQGVCLEDSVHGSRSPGPVPASRAPFQRAVSVDSKPPGGGGLAGRRSVPCPMLIKQESLDSPRGIGTPANVPGNMAMLNRGVAMPQRSPMGGSGDWGRPGGSPAGPVGHPSMVRPGMDYGPKGMMGGPMVSRSNSVPGSRSMLQQQLMDMGPSEMNVGMGPFVGQGPPSQSPSWPDAVMGGEPGPPNGRGRRQFGNPLDELLVPPSTSEGQSDERALLDQLDSLLNNTDVITLEEIDRALGIPDLISQGQGGEQPPEHFGGPDSPLVMEQRPMYGQGYPGPPSMAMQSAYGGGGGGGGGFGPMVGPVGQPGAFPLQGMHPRPGAMQPRMMSATKPMRLQLQQRLQGQQFMNQTRQGLGVKIENAPAGSPMLRPGMQPGMSAQPGFLNAQMIAQRNREMVNLQIRRQRMMMMAMQQQQQQQQQQQQQAVAGFSPPPNVTAPAAMDNPMAGPPMGGPPMAGPPMAGPPMNQPGQQTFPYGGSYGMNQQGDPSFPRSAGSPPNNMMPGRLGPPQNPMMQQHPQGGPMYQSADMKGWTQGNMARNNMYPQQQLAQQGNPSSYGGMMMNGSMPVNGGNGAHMGQMQGQMGMNPMAMGRMPMGSEQKYC, translated from the exons ATGAGCGGACTGGGGGAGAACTCCTTAGAGCCGCTGTGCTCCGACCGGAAACGCAAGCTCTCCACCTGCGATACGCCCGGCCTCGG GTGCGACAAGAGGAGACGGGAGCAGGAGACCAAGTATATCGAGGAGCTGGCCGAGCTGATCTCGGCCAACCTCAGCGACATCGACAACTTCAACGTGAAGCCGGACAAGTGCGCCATACTCAAGGAGACCGTGCGACAGATCCGACTCATCAAGGAGCAAG GGAAAGCATCCTCCAATGATGATGACGTCCAGAAGGCCGACGTGTCCTCCACGGGCCAGGGGGTCATCGACAAGGACCACCTGGGGCCGCTGTTGCTTCAG GCTCTGGACGGCTTCTTATTTGTGGTCAACCGGGAAGGCAACATCGTGTTTGTGTCGGATAACGTGACGCAGTACCTGCAGTACAAACACGAGGAGCTGATCAACACCAGCGTGTACAACATCCTCCACGAGGAGGACCACGATGAGTTCCACAAGAACCTGCCCAAGTCCAACA TGAACGGCGTGTCGTGGGGTGGTGAAGCGCCTCGGCAGAAGAGCCACACCTTTAACTGCCGCATGCTGGTGAAGTACGTCCCCGGCCCGGCGGAGGATGCGGGGGCCAGCCCGCGGTACGAGACCATGCAGTGCTTCGCCCTGACGCAGCCCAAAGCCAtgatggaggagggggagg ACCTGCAGTCCTGCATGATATGCGTGGCGCGGCGCATCACTGCGGTGGAGCGGACGGAGAGTTTCAACACCAACCACGAGCTTTCGG GCAAGCTGATCCAGATAGACCAGAACTCGCTGCGCACCATGCGGCCGGGCTGGGAGGACCTGCTGCGCCGCTGCATCCAGATGTTCCTGCACCACAGCGAGGGCCAGCCCTGGTCCCACAGGCGCCACTACCAAGAGG CTCTCATGCAGGGCCACGCCGAGACCCCGCTGTACCGCTTCTCGCTGTCGGACGGCACTCCGGTCACGGCACAGACCAAGAGCAAACTGTGCCGCAACCACGTGACCAATGAACCGCAGGGCTTCATATCCACCCATCTGCTGCAGAG GGAGCAGAACGGATACCGCACCAACCCGGGCGGCATGAGGCCGCAGGGCATGGCCAACACCGGCGGTCATGCCCAGCCTGGCGGAGGCGTGCCCATGGGTGCCAGCAGAGCCTACGGCATGAGCGAGCACGGCGGCATGGGCCCGGTGGGCGGCGGCGCgtacggcggcggcggcggcggcggcggcaacAGGATGATGCAAATGAATCCCATGAACTCTATGAATCAGATGAACCCCATGAATCAAGGGAACCAGATGAACCCCATGAATCAAGGGAATCAGATGAATCCCATGAATCAGATGAATCCTATGAATCCCATGAATCAGATGAGTCAGATGAGCCAAATGAATCAGATGCACCCAATGAATCAGGTGAACCCGATGAACCAGATGAATCAGATGGGCCACCCTGGCCCTGGCCCCagcatgcagcagcagcagcagcagcagcagccgcctCCATTCCAGTGCGGCGGGTACGGCCTGGGCATGAACAGCCCCTCCCATGGTAGCCCGGGCATGAGCGGCCCCCAGCAGAACCTCATGGTCTCCCCCAGAATGCGCGGGAGCCCCAAAATGGCGGCAAGCCAGTTCTCCCCAGGAG GAATGCCCTCCCCCATGGGCGCGTGCGGTGCTGGCGGGacgggcgggggcggaggcagCAGCTCGTTCTCCAGCAGCTCGCTCAACGCCCTGCAGGCCATCAGCGAGGGGGTGGGCAGCGCCCTGTCCTCCGCCCTGACCTCGCCGGCCCACAAGGCCGAGAGCTCACCGGGCCTGGTCTCCTCCCAGCAGCAGAGCCAGCTGGGAAAGCCCAAAAGCCCAACGGACCCGCTCCACCCGCACCTCCACccgcaccagcaccagcaccgcCCCCTGTCGGCGGACGGAGGCGGTGACAGGCCCGACAGCCAGGCCGGGCAGCCCAGCGCCAAGGagggcggggacgggggcgtGGCCAGCTCCGAGCCGCCCAGGCGGTCGCTGGACAGCAAGGGGCACAAaaagctgctgcagctgctgacgTCCCCCACGGGGGAGCTGGAcctgggggtagggggggcacACCCCATGGGCCCTCCCAGGCCGTCCACGCCCTCCGGGCCGGACGCCAAGGAGCCCGCGGGCTGCGTCACCAGCCCCACTTCCATGGGcgtgtcctcctcctccggcccgGGGCAGCAGGGCCCGGCAGGCCACTACCCCTCCCACTCGCTGCAGGAGAAGCACAAGATCCTCCACAAGCTCCTGCAGAACGGGAACACCCCGGACGAGGTGGCCAAGATCACCGCCGAGGCCACCGGCAAGGTGtccgggggggcggagctggcgggcggggccgggggcgggccTGCTGGCCGGGGCGGGCCGGGGGTCCGGGAGGTGAAGCAGGAGCAGCACAGCCCCCGGAAGGAGAAGACCCACGCCCTGCTGCACTACCTCCTGAACAAGGAGGAGCCCAAGGAGGCGGCGGAGATCAAGGCCAAGCTGGAGGAacaggaggggaagggagacTGCAACAGCTCCTCCAGCGACAGACCCGAGGGAAAGGTCAAGATTGAGCCCCCTGATGAG TTGGACAGCCTGGAGTCGATACTGGGAGGCCTCCGGAACTCCGGCTCCGGGTTTTACCCCGAGCCAGGAATGGGAGGAGCCAGTGAAGGGAGGAGCAAGCAGGGGGTGTGTCTGGAGGACAGCGTGCACG GCTCCAGGAGCCCGGGGCCCGTCCCTGCCAGTCGGGCGCCCTTCCAGAGGGCCGTGTCGGTGGACAGTaagccccctggtggtggaggaCTGGCAGGGCGTCGCAGCGTCCCGTGCCCCATGCTGATCAAGCAGGAGAGCCTGGACAGCCCGCGCGGGATCGGCACGCCCGCCAACGTCCCCGGGAACATGG CGATGCTGAACAGGGGCGTGGCAATGCCTCAGCGTTCCCCCATGGGGGGTTCGGGGGACTGGGGGAGGCCTGGCGGGAGCCCCGCGGGGCCGGTAGGACACCCCTCCATGGTCCGCCCTGGAATGGACTACGGCCCCAAAGGCATGATGGGAGGACCCATGGTCAGCAGGTCCAACAGCGTGCCGGGCAGCAGGTCTATGCTACAGCAGCAGCTGATGGATATGG gACCGAGTGAAATGAATGTGGGCATGGGGCCCTTCGTTGGGCAGGGCCCCCCCAGTCAGTCCCCCTCGTGGCCAGATGCTGTGATGGGCGGGGAGCCGGGACCCCCAAACGGGCGTGGCAG GCGGCAGTTCGGGAACCCCCTGGACGAGCTGCTGGTGCCCCcgtccaccagcgaggggcagAGCGACGAGCGGGCGCTCCTGGACCAGCTGGACTCGCTGCTCAACAACACGGACGTGATCACGCTGGAGGAGATCGACCGCGCGCTGGGCATCCCTGACCTCATCAGCCAG ggCCAGGGTGGCGAACAGCCCCCAGAGCACTTTGGGGGTCCGGACTCCCCCCTGGTGATGGAGCAGAGGCCCATGTACGGCCAGGGCTACCCCGGCCCCCCCAGCATGGCCATGCAGTCGGCctacgggggcgggggcggcggcggcgggggttTCGGCCCCATGGTGGGCCCCGTGGGACAGCCGGGCGCCTTCCCCCTGCAGGGCATGCACCCGCGGCCCGGCGCCATGCAGCCGCGCATGATGAGCGCCACCAAGCCCAtgcggctgcagctgcagcagagactgcagGGCCAGCAG TTCATGAACCAGACTCGCCAGGGTCTCGGGGTGAAGATTGAGAATGCCCCTGCAGGAAGCCCGATGCTTCGGCCTGGCATGCAGCCTGGCATGAGCGCCCAG CCTGGgttcctgaatgctcagatgatTGCCCAGCGGAACAGGGAGATGGTGAACCTCCAGATCAGGAGAcagaggatgatgatgatggccatgcagcagcagcagcagcagcagcagcagcagcaacagcaggcTGTAGCTGGGTTCAGCCCCCCTCCGAACGTCACCGCCCCCGCTGCCATGGACAACCCCATGGCTGGCCCCCCCATGGGTGGACCCCCCATGGCTGGCCCCCCCATGGCCGGGCCCCCAATGAACCAGCCAGGGCAACAGACCTTCCCCTATGGAGGGAGCTATG GGATGAACCAACAGGGGGACCCCTCATTTCCACGCTCAGCTGGCAGTCCCCCCAACAATATGATGCCTGGTCGCCTGGGTCCTCCACAGAATCCCATGATGCAACAGCACCCCCAGGGCGGCCCCATGTACCAGTCAGCTGATATGAAGGGCTGGACGCAGGGCAATATGGCCAGGAATAA catGTACCCCCAGCAGCAACTTGCCCAACAGGGCAACCCCAGCTCATACGGGGGCATGATGATGAACGGGTCCATGCCAGTGAACGGGGGGAATGGAGCGCATATGGGGCAAATGCAGGGGCAGATGGGCATGAACCCCATGGCCATGGGGCGGATGCCTATGGGGTCTGAGCAG AAGTACTGCTGA